A window of Verrucomicrobiota bacterium contains these coding sequences:
- a CDS encoding sigma-70 family RNA polymerase sigma factor yields the protein MSEVTRILESIEQGEKHASADLLPLVYDELRQLAAQKLSRERPGQTLQATALVHEAWLRLIGPVESSWNGRGHFFSAAAEAMRRILVENARRKNRLRHGGGLQRVDVDEVEVACGMPSEELLAVNEALGQLEQLDATGAQIVKLRFFAGLTHPQIAEALGISLTSVERSWAFSRVWLFEQVGGRGVKD from the coding sequence ATGAGCGAAGTGACCCGCATTCTCGAATCGATTGAGCAGGGCGAGAAACATGCCTCTGCCGACCTGCTCCCGCTGGTCTATGATGAACTGCGGCAACTGGCTGCCCAAAAACTTTCTCGCGAAAGGCCGGGACAAACCCTCCAGGCCACCGCGCTCGTTCACGAAGCGTGGTTGCGGTTGATCGGTCCAGTTGAATCGTCTTGGAATGGCCGGGGCCACTTCTTTTCGGCCGCAGCCGAGGCCATGCGCCGCATTCTCGTTGAAAACGCCCGCCGCAAGAACCGTCTCCGGCACGGCGGCGGCCTCCAACGGGTTGACGTTGATGAAGTCGAGGTGGCTTGTGGGATGCCTTCCGAAGAACTGCTGGCCGTGAACGAAGCCTTGGGTCAACTGGAACAATTGGATGCTACGGGTGCGCAAATAGTGAAGTTGCGCTTTTTCGCCGGCCTGACGCACCCGCAAATTGCCGAGGCGCTGGGTATCTCTTTGACGAGCGTCGAGCGCTCCTGGGCTTTCAGTCGAGTCTGGCTGTTTGAACAAGTCGGCGGCCGAGGAGTGAAGGACTGA
- a CDS encoding serine/threonine protein kinase translates to MDWQKVKAIFTEAAGMASPAERAAYLDSACAGDQSLRAQVESFLADQLKLGDFLEPPFVQTSTDDPETVGTRIGPYKVLQKIGEGGFGIVYMAEQDEPIRRKVALKVIKAGMDTKQVIARFEAERQALAMMDHPNIARVFDAGETDTGRPYFVMELVKGIPLTEFCDRKKLNARERLELFIKVCQAVQHAHQKGIIHRDLKPSNVMITMLDGQPVPKVIDFGVAKAIEQRLTEKTLFTRYDQLIGTPAYMSPEQAELSGQDVDTRSDIYSLGVLLYELLTGTPPIDAETLRKAGLDEIRRLIRETDPPPPSTRLTQELVAADKVGRVTPRASSSDESISDGAHGVTRPTPKSEEEVRASSRRLLQLKETIRFVRGDLDWIVMKCLEKDRACRYETANGLAMDLQRHLNHEPVVARPPGNLYRFRKFARRNRIQVAFAASVAAALIVGLVFAVIGFAKARQERDRALAAERQAKAQQQIAQTEAARSAQVAKFLKDMLGGASPAIAQGRDTTILREILDRTAGRLEKELASQPDVEADLRAVLGQIYLDLDDYTNAAAMYERALNLRKRVHGDQHLDVAVSLYFLADLRQRQRRYAEAESLFREALAIRRKLLDTNHPDVARSLHRLASVLAGQDGAKSAEAVTLYAEAERLTRELLETRRAASDNEPHEILRIMGRLRGILMRQGKYAEAESVIREAGTLRMQLPEVERTTIGGGLFDLSGFLISQNRLHEAEAVSREVLAGRRRVFGDQHRETAQALSVLANVLKAQGRLPEAETAVREVLAIFDKIAPGSWETFSNRIKLGGILLAEKKYEEAEPLLLAGYEGIKQRGDQSPVSYEGTLKQVLQQLVQLYEETGQAKQAAEWKQKLAEFDQGERQKPAVVPNP, encoded by the coding sequence ATGGACTGGCAGAAAGTAAAAGCGATTTTCACAGAAGCCGCCGGGATGGCTTCGCCGGCGGAGCGTGCCGCATATCTCGATTCAGCCTGCGCAGGCGATCAGTCGCTGCGTGCGCAGGTGGAATCCTTCCTCGCCGATCAGCTCAAGCTGGGAGATTTTCTCGAACCTCCATTTGTCCAAACCTCCACAGACGATCCGGAAACCGTCGGCACCCGCATCGGCCCGTACAAGGTTCTCCAGAAAATCGGTGAAGGTGGATTCGGTATCGTCTATATGGCCGAACAGGACGAACCCATCCGACGCAAGGTCGCCCTCAAAGTCATCAAAGCAGGGATGGACACCAAACAGGTGATCGCCCGCTTTGAAGCCGAGCGGCAGGCCCTGGCGATGATGGATCATCCGAACATCGCACGCGTTTTCGACGCCGGCGAGACGGACACGGGCCGGCCTTACTTCGTGATGGAACTGGTCAAAGGGATTCCACTGACCGAGTTCTGCGACCGCAAAAAGCTCAACGCCCGCGAGCGCCTCGAATTGTTCATCAAGGTTTGTCAGGCCGTCCAGCACGCCCATCAGAAAGGGATCATTCACCGCGATCTCAAGCCCTCCAACGTGATGATCACGATGCTGGACGGGCAGCCTGTTCCCAAGGTCATTGACTTCGGCGTTGCCAAAGCCATCGAACAACGGCTCACGGAGAAAACCCTTTTCACCCGCTACGACCAGTTGATTGGGACGCCGGCCTACATGAGTCCGGAGCAGGCCGAGTTAAGCGGGCAGGATGTGGACACGCGCAGCGACATCTATTCGCTGGGCGTGTTGCTTTATGAACTGTTGACCGGCACACCGCCGATTGATGCGGAGACCCTGCGCAAAGCCGGTCTGGATGAAATCCGGCGGCTGATCCGCGAGACCGACCCGCCCCCACCTTCCACGCGACTCACCCAGGAACTCGTAGCAGCCGATAAGGTAGGGCGCGTCACTCCGCGCGCGTCGTCGTCGGATGAAAGCATATCTGATGGCGCGCACGGAGTGACGCGCCCTACCCCGAAATCCGAAGAGGAAGTCAGGGCCTCCTCACGTCGGCTCCTACAACTGAAGGAAACGATCCGTTTCGTCCGTGGCGACCTGGATTGGATCGTGATGAAGTGCCTGGAGAAAGACCGCGCATGCCGATACGAAACAGCCAATGGCCTCGCGATGGATCTACAGCGGCACTTGAATCACGAACCTGTCGTCGCCCGTCCGCCCGGCAACCTTTACCGCTTCCGCAAATTTGCCCGGCGCAACCGGATTCAGGTGGCCTTTGCGGCGAGCGTTGCGGCGGCGCTGATAGTGGGTCTGGTCTTTGCAGTGATCGGATTTGCAAAAGCAAGGCAAGAACGGGACCGGGCACTGGCAGCGGAAAGGCAGGCGAAAGCTCAACAGCAAATCGCCCAGACGGAAGCCGCCCGCAGCGCACAAGTGGCGAAATTCCTGAAAGATATGTTGGGCGGCGCGAGTCCCGCCATCGCCCAAGGCCGCGACACCACGATCCTGCGGGAAATTCTGGATCGAACGGCAGGCAGGCTGGAAAAGGAACTGGCAAGTCAGCCCGACGTGGAGGCCGACCTGCGCGCAGTGCTGGGCCAGATCTATCTTGATCTGGACGACTACACGAATGCTGCCGCGATGTACGAGCGGGCGCTGAACTTGCGCAAGAGAGTGCATGGCGACCAGCACCTGGATGTTGCGGTTTCGCTGTACTTCCTCGCGGATCTGCGCCAGCGGCAACGCCGGTATGCCGAGGCCGAGAGCTTGTTTCGCGAAGCCCTGGCCATACGTCGGAAACTGCTTGATACAAACCATCCTGATGTTGCCAGATCACTCCACCGTCTTGCGAGCGTGCTGGCCGGTCAGGACGGAGCCAAGTCTGCTGAAGCCGTCACGCTGTATGCCGAGGCCGAGCGTTTGACGCGCGAACTGCTGGAAACCCGGCGCGCGGCATCGGACAATGAGCCCCACGAAATCCTCAGAATAATGGGGCGCTTGCGCGGAATCCTAATGCGCCAAGGCAAGTACGCCGAGGCCGAGTCCGTCATCCGTGAAGCGGGAACACTGCGGATGCAATTGCCGGAAGTGGAAAGAACCACTATTGGCGGAGGCCTTTTCGATTTGTCGGGATTCCTAATCAGCCAGAACAGGTTGCACGAGGCAGAGGCAGTCAGTCGCGAAGTATTGGCGGGTCGGAGGCGAGTCTTCGGCGATCAACATCGCGAGACCGCCCAAGCCCTCTCGGTCTTGGCCAATGTGCTCAAAGCCCAAGGGAGACTGCCCGAAGCCGAAACCGCTGTTCGCGAAGTGCTGGCGATTTTCGACAAAATTGCTCCCGGAAGTTGGGAGACTTTCTCCAACCGGATCAAGTTGGGCGGCATCCTGCTCGCAGAGAAAAAATATGAAGAAGCCGAACCCTTGCTGCTCGCCGGTTACGAGGGCATCAAACAGCGAGGCGACCAGTCCCCGGTCAGTTACGAGGGGACTCTGAAACAGGTGCTCCAGCAACTGGTGCAACTCTACGAGGAAACGGGGCAGGCAAAACAGGCCGCCGAGTGGAAACAGAAGCTGGCCGAGTTCGACCAAGGCGAACGCCAGAAGCCAGCCGTCGTTCCCAATCCATAG
- a CDS encoding PSD1 domain-containing protein, with the protein MTALRGLMFGAWCFFGVWMLALGCLTAAAEPSKTQLDFFESKVRPIFTENCYKCHSPGRGKVKAGLELDWKGGWEKGGDSGPAIIPGEPEKSLLIKAVRYTDPDLKMPPKGDKLSAAQVNDLVAWVKMGAPDPRATRPAAEKIEYAGDSKDHWAFKPVKKPAPPTVKNEAWVKNDIDRFILAKLEEKGMKPNEPAEKHTLIRRVYYDLIGLPPTPEEVSAFENDSSSDAYEKVVDHLLVSPHYGERWARHWLDVARYSDSKGQFDRRRESSIYPYAWTYRDYVIKAFNDDKPYDRFIIEQLAADKLSLSSDKSALAALGFLTLGDHFNGNQSDIINDRIDVTSKAFLGLTVSCARCHDHKFDPIPQADYYSLHGIFASSQEPPLRPEIGDPKANPNYEDYLVKRRELDTRIQTARAENMNTVFGDYKRLGGVYLYATQMPVKERAAYLAKTGADADVLKNWQQVTRGGGRQAASVFGIWNALARIPEGNFAAQAPRLIANLERSERARELNPYVLQAFKAKPPHTLAEAAAIYGALFVKNDPAWQNTLAILLNDAMFRFLSNRQRGQFFALREQSDMLEMVHPGTPARAPALVDGPAPKDSPIFIRGELENPGNIVPRRFLEVLSGTSRPTFKNGSGRLELAQAIANKNNPLTARVMVNRVWQHHFGEGFVTTPDDFGNQSTPPSHPELVDYLASRFMDDGWSLKKLHKSILLSATYQQSTKNNPTYAEKDPFNRLLWRANVRRLEFEPLRDSILYLGGELDLTVGGHPVDLSEGTHKSQRRGPAMNRPGAFQLPTAPRRSIYGYIDRADLLEALNTFDFANPLSSMGKRYETTVPQQALFLMNSPLVIEQVRRVVNRDEFQKQKTAEGRVRFLYELFFQRPPTPEEIRFGVEFVSAPQPEEKSDLRFPEFQTVANVVGQVNKPRRPNQAKPSPVRQTPKTLNRWQEYAHALLLSNEASFVN; encoded by the coding sequence GTGACTGCGCTGCGAGGATTGATGTTTGGTGCTTGGTGCTTTTTTGGAGTTTGGATGTTGGCGCTTGGATGTTTGACTGCCGCCGCCGAACCAAGCAAAACGCAGCTCGATTTTTTTGAGAGCAAGGTTCGCCCGATCTTCACGGAGAATTGTTACAAATGCCACAGCCCTGGCCGAGGCAAAGTCAAAGCCGGGCTTGAACTCGATTGGAAAGGCGGTTGGGAAAAAGGTGGTGATTCCGGTCCGGCAATCATCCCCGGTGAGCCGGAGAAAAGTCTGCTGATCAAGGCGGTTCGTTACACCGATCCCGATCTGAAAATGCCGCCGAAGGGCGACAAGCTCTCGGCCGCGCAAGTCAACGACCTTGTCGCCTGGGTAAAAATGGGCGCGCCCGATCCGCGCGCGACCCGTCCGGCGGCCGAGAAGATCGAATACGCCGGCGATTCGAAGGATCATTGGGCGTTCAAGCCGGTGAAGAAGCCGGCCCCGCCGACCGTGAAGAATGAAGCCTGGGTCAAGAACGACATCGATCGCTTCATCCTCGCCAAGCTCGAAGAAAAGGGAATGAAACCCAACGAGCCAGCGGAGAAACACACGCTGATCCGCCGCGTTTATTACGACCTCATTGGTTTGCCGCCGACGCCCGAGGAAGTGAGCGCTTTCGAAAACGACAGTTCATCCGATGCCTATGAAAAAGTCGTGGACCATCTGCTGGTCTCGCCGCATTACGGTGAACGTTGGGCGCGCCATTGGCTGGACGTCGCGCGGTACTCCGATTCGAAAGGCCAGTTCGACCGGCGGCGCGAAAGCTCCATCTATCCTTACGCTTGGACCTATCGCGATTATGTCATCAAGGCTTTCAACGACGATAAACCTTACGACCGGTTCATCATCGAGCAACTCGCCGCCGACAAATTGAGCTTGAGCAGCGACAAGAGCGCGCTGGCGGCGCTCGGTTTTCTCACCCTCGGCGACCACTTTAACGGCAACCAGAGCGACATCATCAACGACCGGATTGATGTCACGTCAAAGGCGTTTCTTGGCCTGACGGTTTCCTGCGCGCGTTGCCACGATCACAAATTTGATCCCATTCCGCAGGCTGACTATTACTCGCTACACGGCATTTTCGCCAGTTCCCAAGAGCCGCCCCTACGTCCGGAGATCGGTGATCCGAAAGCGAATCCCAATTACGAAGATTACCTCGTCAAACGTCGCGAGCTGGACACGCGTATCCAAACCGCACGCGCGGAAAACATGAACACGGTGTTTGGCGACTACAAGCGGCTGGGCGGCGTTTATCTTTATGCCACGCAGATGCCCGTCAAAGAGCGCGCCGCTTATCTCGCCAAGACCGGCGCAGACGCGGATGTGCTCAAGAACTGGCAGCAGGTGACACGCGGCGGCGGTCGTCAGGCGGCTTCGGTTTTCGGGATTTGGAACGCGCTGGCGAGAATTCCCGAGGGCAATTTTGCGGCGCAAGCACCGCGCCTGATCGCCAACCTGGAGCGAAGCGAGCGGGCGCGCGAACTGAATCCCTATGTGTTGCAAGCCTTCAAGGCCAAACCACCGCACACGCTCGCGGAGGCCGCCGCCATCTACGGCGCCCTGTTCGTAAAAAACGATCCGGCATGGCAGAACACCCTCGCCATTTTGCTGAATGACGCCATGTTCCGCTTCCTCTCCAACCGGCAGCGTGGCCAGTTTTTTGCGCTACGCGAGCAGAGCGACATGCTGGAGATGGTGCATCCCGGCACTCCCGCCCGCGCTCCGGCTCTGGTGGACGGCCCGGCGCCAAAAGATTCACCGATCTTCATCCGTGGTGAATTGGAAAACCCCGGCAATATTGTGCCCCGTCGGTTTCTCGAAGTGTTGTCCGGGACGAGCCGACCAACGTTCAAGAACGGGAGCGGACGGCTCGAACTCGCGCAAGCCATCGCGAACAAGAACAACCCGCTCACCGCGCGCGTGATGGTCAATCGCGTCTGGCAGCACCACTTTGGCGAAGGGTTCGTCACGACGCCCGACGATTTTGGCAATCAATCCACGCCACCAAGCCATCCAGAGTTGGTGGATTATCTCGCCAGCCGGTTCATGGACGACGGCTGGTCGCTCAAGAAACTGCACAAGTCGATTCTCCTTTCCGCAACGTATCAACAGAGCACGAAGAACAATCCGACCTATGCCGAGAAAGATCCGTTCAACCGGCTGTTGTGGCGGGCGAACGTGCGTCGGTTGGAGTTCGAACCGTTGCGCGATTCGATTCTCTATCTTGGCGGTGAACTCGACTTGACGGTGGGCGGCCATCCTGTGGATCTTTCTGAAGGCACACACAAATCCCAGCGGCGCGGTCCGGCCATGAACCGGCCCGGCGCGTTCCAATTACCCACGGCCCCTCGCCGCAGCATCTACGGTTACATCGACCGTGCCGATCTGTTGGAGGCGCTGAACACATTCGACTTCGCCAATCCTTTGTCCTCGATGGGCAAGCGTTACGAGACGACCGTCCCGCAGCAGGCGCTTTTCCTGATGAACAGCCCGCTGGTCATCGAACAGGTCCGCCGCGTGGTCAACCGCGACGAGTTTCAAAAACAAAAGACCGCGGAAGGCCGCGTCCGTTTTCTCTACGAACTTTTTTTCCAGCGCCCGCCCACGCCGGAGGAGATTCGTTTCGGCGTGGAATTTGTTTCAGCGCCCCAGCCGGAAGAGAAATCGGACCTGCGATTCCCAGAGTTTCAAACGGTTGCCAACGTCGTCGGGCAGGTAAACAAACCTCGGCGACCCAACCAAGCCAAGCCTTCGCCGGTGCGTCAAACTCCCAAGACGCTGAATCGCTGGCAGGAATATGCCCATGCACTCCTGCTCAGTAACGAAGCCTCGTTCGTGAACTGA
- a CDS encoding DUF1501 domain-containing protein: MNDCLCNHRMRPEEFCSRRDFLARCGLCLGALGLASLLSDNFFAAATPAATAKPTQFPAKAKHVIHIFAQGAPSHVDTWDPKPALAQYADKSLPDLNGVAMPSPFKFTKHGQSGIEVSEVFPALGEHVDDMAIIRSMYTDIPAHDVATVFMNTGSLRMAKPSMGAWALYGLGSANENMPGYISLRPGGGPPPGGAINWGSSFLPGDLQATSINTSASTVEGMLQNIHNEYFSQKEQRRQLDLVQNLNAVHSRSLQKDPQLEARIHAFEMAYRMQMEATDAFDIGKEPQTVRDLYGNTPQGKQLLIARRLVERGVRFVQVWAGGWDHHQDLEDRLPASAAEIDKPAAALLADLKQHGLLDSTLVIWGGEFGRTVTRDRNGNDNPGRDHNNRAFSIWLAGGGVKGGTIYGATDEFGARAVENKVHIHDLHATILRLLGFDHEKLTYRYNGRDFRLTDNFGKIVNGIIA; encoded by the coding sequence ATGAACGATTGTCTTTGCAACCATCGGATGCGACCAGAGGAGTTTTGTTCCCGCCGTGATTTCCTGGCCCGTTGCGGTTTGTGCTTGGGCGCGCTGGGCCTGGCCAGTCTGCTTTCCGATAATTTTTTTGCTGCAGCTACGCCGGCGGCGACGGCAAAACCGACGCAATTCCCGGCCAAGGCGAAACACGTCATCCACATTTTTGCCCAGGGCGCGCCATCGCATGTGGACACTTGGGACCCGAAACCGGCGCTTGCCCAGTACGCAGACAAATCCCTGCCGGATCTCAACGGCGTGGCGATGCCCTCGCCGTTCAAGTTCACCAAGCACGGTCAGTCCGGCATTGAAGTCAGCGAAGTTTTCCCGGCGTTGGGCGAACATGTGGATGACATGGCGATCATCCGCTCGATGTACACCGACATCCCGGCGCACGACGTCGCCACCGTGTTCATGAACACGGGATCGTTGCGGATGGCCAAGCCGAGCATGGGGGCGTGGGCGCTTTACGGTCTGGGCAGCGCGAACGAGAACATGCCCGGCTACATTTCGCTGCGACCGGGCGGCGGCCCACCACCGGGCGGCGCGATCAACTGGGGTTCGTCGTTTCTTCCGGGCGATCTGCAAGCCACAAGCATCAACACGTCGGCCTCGACCGTCGAGGGGATGCTGCAAAACATTCACAACGAATATTTTTCGCAGAAGGAGCAGCGCCGTCAGCTCGATCTCGTGCAGAATCTCAATGCGGTCCACAGCCGAAGCCTGCAAAAGGATCCTCAGCTCGAAGCGCGCATCCATGCGTTTGAAATGGCGTATCGGATGCAAATGGAAGCGACTGACGCCTTCGACATCGGCAAGGAACCGCAGACTGTCCGCGATCTTTATGGCAACACGCCACAAGGAAAGCAGTTGCTCATCGCGCGGCGGTTGGTCGAGCGTGGCGTGCGCTTTGTGCAAGTGTGGGCCGGCGGCTGGGATCATCATCAAGACCTCGAAGACCGGTTGCCGGCGAGCGCGGCGGAGATTGATAAACCCGCGGCGGCTTTGCTCGCCGATCTCAAACAACACGGGCTGCTCGACAGCACGTTGGTGATCTGGGGCGGTGAATTTGGCCGCACTGTCACGCGCGACCGCAACGGAAATGATAATCCAGGCCGCGACCACAACAACCGCGCCTTCAGCATCTGGTTGGCAGGAGGCGGCGTCAAAGGCGGCACGATTTACGGCGCAACGGACGAGTTCGGCGCGCGCGCGGTCGAGAACAAAGTGCACATCCACGATTTGCATGCGACGATCCTGCGCCTGCTCGGTTTCGACCACGAGAAGCTGACGTATCGTTACAACGGACGTGATTTCCGGCTGACGGACAACTTTGGAAAAATTGTAAACGGAATCATCGCCTGA